The genomic window TGGCCCGACTGTACGACGTGGGCGTGGCCGGCCTCCACCGCCTTCTGGATGCCCTCAATAGGCTGCATACCGCCAATGTGCTGGTGGTCGTGGCCGGCATGGAAGGAGCGCTCGCCAGTGTCGTCGCCGGCCTCGTCGACCGCCCCGTCATCGCGGTGCCCACGAGCACGGGCTACGGCGCCAACTTTGGCGGGCTGGCGCCCCTGCTGGCGATGCTCAATAGTTGTGCGCCCGGCATTGCCGTCGTCAATATCGACAATGGCTTTGGGGCCGGCTGCATGGCCCACGTGATCAATCAAGCCCCTCGGGCGGCGGCGTGAGTCGTACCGGCAGGCTTCGGCGCCCGCGCTGCTCGACAATCCATTGGATCGTGTTCCGACGGCGTAGCGGCGGCACAATCGCCAGGTCGAGGCTCTAGCAATGCGTTCCCTGCAGAGTCGGACGTCCCTTTGGCATTTCCATTGGCTCAAACCTTGCCAATTCGGGCCGGATCGGGTAGAATCTGCGCTGCAAACAGCCTGGACGCCGATGGACGACACACTCTACCAGACCATGCGCGCCCACCTGGAGACCGGCCACGCCCAGGTCGGCGACACCCGAGAGGTACTCACTATGCCCGCGGTTCCTGCCCTATGATCGCCTATTTTGATTGCTTCGCCGGCGCCAGTGGTGACATGCTGCTGGGCAGCCTCCTCGACGCCGGCCTCAGCCTGAAGGAGCTCGAGGCCGACCTGGCCCGAATGGACCTCAAGGGTTACCGTTTGGAGGCGGACCGGGTGACCCGTCGAGGGCTGAGCGGTACCCACTTGCGCGTCGTGGCGGATTCAGTGGTGTGGCCTGCCCGCAACCTGTCAGCCGTCGAGACTATGATCGGCTCGAGCACTCTGCCCGAGCCGGTGAAGGCTCGCAGCCTGTCCGTCTTTCGCCAACTGGCCGCTGTGGAGGCGGGTATCCACGGCGTGCCGCTCTCAGATATCCACTTTCACGAGCTCGGCGCCGTCGACAGCCTGGTAGACATCGTCGGCTTTTTCTGTGCGATGGAGCGTCTGCGTGTCGGGGCTATCTACTCCTCGTCGCTGCCCCAGGGCGGGGGTACCGTGCAGACGCAGCATGGCCGCCTGCCCGTCCCTGCACCTGCCACGCTGGCGCTGATTGCCGCGGCCGGAGCGCCGACCGTGCCCGGGCCTGGCCAGGCCGAGCTGGTCACGCCCACCGGCGCTGCCCTGCTTACCCAGTCGGCCACGTTTGAGCAACCCGCCATGGCCATCCGCCGTGTGGGCTATGGGTTTGGCACCAAGGAGTTTGAGTGGCCCAATGCCTTGCGTGTCTGGCTGGGCGAGCCCCTGTCGGAGCCGGCGACCTCGGACGCCGACCTGGTCGTCGAATTGGCCTGCAACCTGGACGACGTAACGGGCGAAGCGCTCGGCTATGCGATGCAGCAGCTCTTCGCCGCCGGCGCTCTCGACGTCTGGTTCACACCCATACAGATGAAGAAGAACCGCCCGGCCACCTTGCTGAGTGCGCTCGCCCGGCCCGCGGACGCCGATCGCCTGGTGTCGGTACTGCTGCGCGAGACCCCCACCCTGGGGGTTCGCCGCCAGACGCTGAGCCGCCTCAAGGCCGATCGCTTAGTTCAAAGTGTAGAGACGCCGTGGGGCGAGGTCCGCGTCAAGGTCAAGCTCCTTGCCGGTGCGGCCGTGTCGGTGTCTCTCGAGTACGACGATTGCGCTCGCCTGGCAGCCGCCAGCGGCGCGTCCCTCGCCGACGTCATGGACAGCGCGCGTGCCCACGCCGCAGCACTCCTCGCTCGTTAAAGTCGGCCGCGAAATCGGCCGCATTTCACGCCGGAACAGCAACCGGCAGTAAGGCGTTGAGCGCCTTCCATCAGTGGATGATGATCCGGGCATCCGCGCCCTGTGTGCCAGGGTGCTCTCCCGCGAGGGCTATCAGGTGATGCTGGCCAGCAGCGGCGATGACGGCCTGCGACGCCTGGTGGCATCGGGCGCGGATGTGGCTGTCATCGACGTGATGATGCCGGGCCGCAGCGGCATCGACCTGTGCGCGGCGATCCGGCACACCGACGGCATCTCCGACCTGCCGGTCCTCTTTCTCACCGCAAGGAGCGACATCGCCGACAAGGCAGCAGGCTTTGCCGTCGGTGCCGATGATTACCTCACCAAACCGTTCGACGTGCGCGAACTGGCGATGCGAGTGCGCGCACTGCTGCGTCGTCCTGGCGCAGCGACCACCCGGCTGGACTCGATGGAGCTGGCCGTCAGCGGCCTCAAACTCGACCCGCGCCGGCAAGTCGCCACGACCACTCAAGGCAGTGCCCGGCTCACTCCGGTAGAGACGTCGCTTCTCGCCCGCCTCATGAGTCAGCCCGGCTGTGTCTTTTCCTCCGAAGGGTTG from Chloroflexi bacterium ADurb.Bin180 includes these protein-coding regions:
- the regX3_4 gene encoding Sensory transduction protein regX3 translates to MDDDPGIRALCARVLSREGYQVMLASSGDDGLRRLVASGADVAVIDVMMPGRSGIDLCAAIRHTDGISDLPVLFLTARSDIADKAAGFAVGADDYLTKPFDVRELAMRVRALLRRPGAATTRLDSMELAVSGLKLDPRRQVATTTQGSARLTPVETSLLARLMSQPGCVFSSEGLLRQVWGYPPGSGSTALVRAHVRNIRAKIEPDPANPRHLISVGRSGYRVGS